A single window of Pyxidicoccus xibeiensis DNA harbors:
- a CDS encoding response regulator: MSLPTTEELSLSTGLDTNERKERSDELRVEAVRGAVLVVEDDPTHREILVEMLAGWGYEPLPVGSAEEAEFAVRNKRMDAAIVDVFLPGRSGATLMSRLRERFPQSVLIGVSAMSDAAMARKCKGLGADLFIGKPLSPERLAEALQSKHTSWH; this comes from the coding sequence ATGTCCCTCCCCACCACCGAAGAGCTCTCCCTCTCCACCGGACTCGACACCAACGAGCGCAAGGAGCGCAGTGACGAGCTGCGTGTAGAGGCCGTCCGTGGCGCGGTGCTCGTGGTGGAGGACGACCCGACGCACCGGGAGATTCTCGTGGAGATGCTGGCGGGCTGGGGCTACGAGCCGCTCCCCGTCGGCAGCGCCGAGGAGGCGGAGTTCGCCGTGCGCAACAAGCGCATGGACGCCGCCATCGTCGACGTCTTCCTGCCCGGCCGCAGCGGCGCCACGCTGATGTCCCGGCTGCGCGAGCGCTTCCCGCAGTCCGTCCTCATCGGCGTGAGCGCGATGAGCGACGCGGCCATGGCGCGCAAGTGCAAGGGCCTGGGCGCGGACCTCTTCATCGGCAAGCCCCTGAGCCCCGAGCGGCTTGCCGAGGCGCTCCAGTCCAAGCACACGAGCTGGCACTGA
- a CDS encoding aminopeptidase P family protein, producing MATSIPSASSSPAADGTAQPAVGEQQPLVTSEPQAAPAKPASHDTVPPPALLDFMVKRWKPGAKKLPPKLKGADAFRARRKALSKLFPGETLVIPTGHEKVRANDTHYRFRPGSDFYYLTGNTEPDCVLILLPKEGGGHTDVLFVEPNPGRSDATFFTDRVKGELWVGPRLGVKESQARFGVDEARGLDTLKDVLAGLGGAASQATRVLRGYSPQVDTAVPEGGARDKALAQALSELRLLKDEQELRELQASIDSTQRGFEDVIRGLKTAKTERYVEGIFNLRARVEGNDVGYGTIAASGSHACVLHWTRNDGPLVPGDLLLLDAGVEGHTLYTADITRTLPLSGKFSKEQREVYELVLAAQDAAIAAVKPGNDFMEPNRAAMRVLAEGLESLGILEDAKEALKDEHQFYKRYSLHNVSHMLGLDVHDCAQARQEAYKYGKLQAGMVLTVEPGLYFQTDDLTVPRRYRGIGVRIEDDVVVTARGCKVLSSKIPRTAKDVEAWMKSVWKAAKK from the coding sequence ATGGCCACGTCCATCCCTTCCGCCTCCTCCTCCCCCGCCGCCGACGGCACCGCGCAGCCCGCCGTGGGTGAGCAGCAGCCCCTCGTCACCTCCGAGCCGCAGGCCGCGCCCGCGAAGCCCGCCAGCCACGACACGGTGCCCCCGCCGGCGCTGCTCGACTTCATGGTGAAGCGCTGGAAGCCCGGCGCGAAGAAGCTGCCGCCGAAGCTCAAGGGGGCCGACGCCTTCCGCGCCCGCCGCAAGGCGCTCTCCAAGCTGTTCCCCGGGGAGACGCTCGTCATCCCCACCGGCCACGAGAAGGTGCGCGCCAACGACACCCACTACCGCTTCCGGCCGGGCAGCGACTTCTACTACCTCACCGGCAACACCGAGCCGGACTGCGTCCTCATCCTCCTGCCCAAAGAAGGTGGCGGCCACACCGACGTCCTCTTCGTGGAGCCCAACCCGGGCCGCAGCGACGCGACGTTCTTCACGGACCGCGTGAAGGGCGAGCTGTGGGTGGGCCCCCGGCTGGGCGTGAAGGAGAGCCAGGCCCGCTTCGGCGTGGACGAGGCGCGCGGGCTCGACACGCTGAAGGACGTCCTCGCCGGGCTGGGCGGCGCGGCGAGCCAGGCCACGCGCGTGCTGCGCGGGTACTCGCCCCAGGTGGACACCGCGGTGCCCGAGGGCGGCGCGCGCGACAAGGCCCTGGCCCAGGCGCTGTCGGAGCTGCGGCTGCTCAAGGACGAGCAGGAGCTGCGCGAGCTGCAGGCCTCCATCGACTCCACCCAGCGCGGCTTCGAGGACGTCATCCGCGGCCTGAAGACGGCGAAGACGGAGCGCTACGTGGAGGGCATCTTCAACCTCCGGGCCCGCGTGGAGGGCAACGACGTGGGCTACGGCACCATCGCCGCCAGCGGCTCCCACGCCTGCGTGCTGCACTGGACGCGCAACGACGGCCCGCTGGTGCCGGGAGATTTGCTCCTGCTGGACGCGGGCGTGGAGGGCCACACGCTCTACACCGCGGACATCACCCGCACGCTGCCGCTGTCCGGGAAGTTCTCCAAGGAGCAGCGCGAGGTGTACGAGCTGGTGCTGGCGGCGCAGGACGCTGCCATCGCCGCGGTGAAGCCGGGCAACGACTTCATGGAGCCCAACCGCGCGGCCATGCGCGTGCTGGCCGAGGGCCTGGAGTCGCTGGGCATCCTCGAGGACGCGAAGGAGGCGCTCAAGGACGAGCACCAGTTCTACAAGCGCTACTCGCTCCACAACGTCAGCCACATGCTGGGCCTGGACGTGCACGACTGCGCCCAGGCGCGGCAGGAGGCGTACAAGTACGGCAAGCTCCAGGCCGGCATGGTGCTGACGGTGGAGCCCGGCCTGTACTTCCAGACGGACGACCTCACCGTGCCGCGGCGCTACCGCGGCATCGGCGTGCGCATCGAGGACGACGTCGTCGTCACCGCGCGCGGCTGCAAGGTCCTCTCCTCGAAGATTCCGCGCACCGCGAAGGACGTGGAGGCGTGGATGAAGTCCGTGTGGAAGGCCGCGAAGAAGTAG
- a CDS encoding ABC transporter permease subunit — MSRVPPRARFGLTLLIGLGLLSLVAGRLFPEALASTCPLGMDPTRPDRTVCELAFGGLWVSLAVGLAAGALSTLIGLTVAAVARLSGGAVEQALLRAVDAVFALPDVLVVMVLQLAGQSLADAGQSGGLGPFGLMVASLALVGWAGPARMFRNRLATLESQEYVAAARALGGGGAHVLRVHLWPALRPFALAVFLSRLPAAILTESTVSFFGIARMEPMSLGRYLGTSYAALIDEGGGRVVLPAWALLVLLVLGASLASQALSASPRRAV; from the coding sequence ATGAGCCGCGTTCCTCCTCGCGCCCGCTTCGGCCTGACGCTCCTCATCGGCCTGGGCCTGCTCAGCCTCGTCGCGGGCCGCCTCTTCCCGGAGGCGCTCGCCAGCACCTGTCCGCTGGGCATGGACCCGACACGCCCCGACCGCACCGTGTGCGAGCTGGCCTTCGGTGGGCTCTGGGTCTCCCTCGCCGTGGGCCTCGCCGCCGGGGCGCTGTCCACGCTCATCGGCCTCACCGTGGCCGCCGTGGCGCGCCTGTCCGGCGGCGCCGTGGAGCAGGCCCTGCTGCGCGCCGTGGACGCCGTCTTCGCGCTCCCCGACGTGCTCGTGGTCATGGTGCTCCAGCTCGCGGGCCAGTCGCTCGCGGACGCGGGGCAGAGTGGGGGGCTGGGCCCCTTCGGGCTGATGGTCGCCTCCCTCGCCCTGGTGGGCTGGGCGGGCCCGGCGCGCATGTTCCGCAACCGGCTGGCCACCCTTGAGTCCCAGGAGTACGTGGCGGCCGCCCGGGCGCTCGGCGGCGGGGGCGCGCATGTGCTGCGCGTCCACCTGTGGCCCGCGCTGCGCCCCTTCGCGCTGGCGGTGTTCCTCAGCCGCCTGCCCGCCGCCATCCTCACCGAGTCCACCGTGAGCTTCTTCGGCATCGCCCGCATGGAGCCCATGTCCCTGGGCCGCTACCTGGGCACCAGCTACGCGGCCCTCATCGACGAGGGCGGTGGCCGCGTGGTGCTGCCTGCCTGGGCGCTGCTCGTGCTGCTGGTGCTCGGCGCCTCGCTCGCCTCCCAGGCGCTCTCGGCGAGCCCCCGCCGCGCCGTCTGA
- a CDS encoding BolA family protein, whose amino-acid sequence MLDAEFVRGRILDALPGSEVEVRDTTGTGDHFEARVVSPDFAGKPMVQQHQLVYAPLQQWLKSGELHALALKTYSPEQWKKLGPR is encoded by the coding sequence ATGCTCGACGCCGAGTTCGTCCGTGGCCGCATCCTGGATGCCCTGCCGGGCTCCGAGGTGGAGGTTAGAGATACCACCGGGACGGGGGACCACTTCGAGGCCCGGGTGGTGAGCCCCGACTTCGCGGGCAAGCCCATGGTGCAGCAGCATCAACTGGTGTACGCGCCCCTCCAGCAGTGGCTGAAGTCGGGCGAGCTGCATGCGCTCGCGCTCAAGACCTATTCGCCCGAGCAGTGGAAGAAGCTCGGGCCTCGCTAG
- a CDS encoding ABC transporter permease subunit → MMAIARKLSRQLVLVPIVAVVSYFLMAALPLTTETESKRQVSKELSASYQRDLGIGEPLGFLRPWQKLFRGERLGTSAQGITGDELLLKLSGSVGVGLMALPLALVWALGFALLRTRWRRGRWAALGDAVPAVAFGTPVFIPALLLAPAVVERGNMLPELCAALVTSIWPGIFLGTLVGDSLETELSRDYVRTALSKGLAQATVLRRHVLPNVWPALLDAVGPVATSLLAGSFAAERVFGLPYFGQLYVLAVLNKQVAVVVVATTTFASLLVVVSLAVEALRYVVDPRSREAST, encoded by the coding sequence ATGATGGCGATAGCGCGGAAGCTGTCGCGTCAGCTCGTGCTGGTGCCCATCGTTGCCGTCGTCTCCTACTTCCTCATGGCGGCGCTGCCGCTCACCACGGAGACGGAGTCCAAGCGCCAGGTCTCCAAGGAGCTGTCCGCTTCGTACCAGCGCGACCTCGGCATCGGTGAGCCGCTGGGGTTCCTTCGCCCCTGGCAGAAGCTCTTCCGCGGCGAGCGCCTCGGTACCAGCGCGCAGGGCATCACCGGCGACGAGCTGCTGCTCAAGCTCTCCGGCAGCGTGGGCGTGGGACTGATGGCGCTGCCGCTCGCGCTGGTGTGGGCGCTGGGCTTCGCGCTGCTGCGCACCCGGTGGCGCCGGGGCCGGTGGGCCGCGCTCGGTGACGCGGTGCCGGCCGTCGCCTTCGGCACGCCCGTCTTCATCCCCGCGCTGCTGCTGGCGCCTGCTGTCGTGGAGCGCGGCAACATGCTCCCCGAGCTGTGCGCGGCGCTCGTCACGTCCATCTGGCCCGGCATCTTCCTGGGCACGCTCGTCGGTGACTCGCTGGAGACCGAGCTGTCCCGCGACTACGTGCGCACCGCGCTGAGCAAGGGGCTGGCCCAGGCCACCGTGCTGCGCCGCCACGTGCTCCCCAACGTGTGGCCTGCCCTCCTGGACGCCGTGGGCCCGGTGGCCACGTCGCTGCTTGCCGGCTCCTTCGCCGCGGAGCGCGTCTTCGGCCTGCCTTACTTCGGCCAGCTCTACGTCCTCGCCGTGCTCAACAAGCAGGTCGCCGTCGTCGTGGTGGCCACCACCACCTTCGCATCGCTGCTCGTCGTCGTGAGCCTCGCGGTGGAGGCGCTCCGCTACGTCGTGGACCCGCGCTCGCGGGAGGCCTCCACATGA
- the grxD gene encoding Grx4 family monothiol glutaredoxin has product MTPELKTRLEQETKSHKIVLFMKGNALFPQCGFSARALQILQPYGEVHTVDVLADPEVRQGIKDLTNWPTIPQIFINGQFVGGSDILMELAERGELADLVAGKSPA; this is encoded by the coding sequence ATGACCCCCGAGCTCAAGACGCGGTTGGAGCAGGAGACGAAGTCGCACAAGATCGTCCTGTTCATGAAGGGCAACGCCCTGTTCCCGCAGTGCGGCTTCTCCGCGCGGGCGCTGCAGATCCTCCAGCCGTACGGCGAGGTCCACACCGTGGACGTCCTGGCCGACCCGGAGGTGCGCCAGGGCATCAAGGACCTCACCAACTGGCCCACCATTCCGCAGATCTTCATCAACGGGCAGTTCGTCGGCGGCTCCGACATCCTGATGGAGCTGGCCGAGCGCGGCGAGCTGGCGGACCTGGTCGCCGGCAAGTCCCCGGCCTGA
- a CDS encoding peptide ABC transporter substrate-binding protein has protein sequence MPTTLDWSHSDPESWANYPIMLATQRGLTQLGADYSVQPGLAERWERTTDGQGREVYTFHLRRDVRWSDGSPLTARDFVVGWRRALRGRERGEMADLEGAAEALALQERGAPDAEVRAALERVGVQAVDAHTLRVTLARPRSYFLARVANVYIFYPAPAADLEGKPDEAVRDYFDRPRDGRPLALGPYRVERWDRAGERVRLVYNPATAFPPPLQPGETPAPVITLMKSEIGAALYERGRVDFVFMDSAASLRLRRPEDLQREPLLSTYYLAFNTERAPLDRPEVRRALSMALDREALMAGLLPAARPTNVLLPPELPGAATAEEAARLPRYAPEAARAALKGVPGLDRPLRLIYRQGDGFVPEVAIAERIAAQLARMGVQVVLEARSDFTAEVARRTAQGPRGYDLYMRRLGGDYAHPNTFFTLFEREGNHQTGWETQAGGEPMARFERLLEAGDGEPDEARARSLYAQAQEVLVGEQAVIAPIYHPDRYFRARARLRGLDVDPFNFLALRSMRLGPAGDLKAGVSP, from the coding sequence ATGCCCACCACGCTGGACTGGAGCCACTCGGACCCGGAGAGCTGGGCCAACTATCCCATCATGCTGGCCACCCAGCGCGGCCTCACGCAGCTGGGGGCGGACTACTCCGTGCAGCCCGGCCTGGCCGAGCGGTGGGAGCGCACCACCGACGGGCAGGGACGCGAGGTGTACACGTTCCACCTGCGGCGGGACGTGCGCTGGTCCGACGGCTCGCCGCTCACCGCGCGCGACTTCGTTGTCGGCTGGCGGCGCGCGTTGCGGGGACGCGAGCGTGGAGAGATGGCCGACCTGGAGGGCGCGGCGGAAGCGCTGGCGCTGCAGGAGCGCGGTGCTCCGGACGCGGAGGTGCGCGCGGCGCTGGAGCGCGTCGGTGTGCAGGCCGTGGACGCGCACACGCTGCGGGTGACGCTGGCCCGGCCGCGCAGCTACTTCCTGGCTCGCGTCGCCAACGTCTACATCTTCTATCCCGCGCCCGCGGCGGACCTGGAGGGCAAGCCGGACGAGGCGGTCCGCGACTACTTCGACCGGCCACGCGACGGCCGGCCGCTGGCGCTGGGGCCCTACCGGGTGGAGCGCTGGGACCGCGCGGGAGAGCGCGTGCGGCTCGTCTACAACCCGGCCACGGCGTTTCCTCCGCCGCTGCAGCCCGGTGAGACGCCCGCGCCCGTCATCACGCTGATGAAGTCGGAGATTGGCGCGGCGCTGTACGAGCGCGGCCGGGTGGACTTCGTCTTCATGGACAGCGCCGCGTCGCTGCGCCTGCGCCGGCCCGAGGACCTTCAGCGCGAGCCGCTGCTGTCCACGTACTACCTCGCCTTCAACACCGAGCGGGCGCCGCTGGACCGGCCCGAGGTGCGGCGCGCCCTGTCCATGGCGCTGGACCGCGAGGCGCTGATGGCGGGACTGCTGCCGGCGGCACGTCCGACGAACGTGCTGCTCCCGCCGGAGCTGCCCGGCGCCGCCACCGCCGAGGAGGCCGCTCGCCTGCCTCGCTACGCGCCCGAGGCCGCGAGGGCGGCGCTGAAGGGCGTGCCGGGCCTGGACCGGCCGCTGAGGCTCATCTACCGGCAGGGTGATGGCTTCGTGCCGGAGGTGGCCATCGCCGAGCGTATCGCGGCGCAGCTGGCCCGGATGGGCGTGCAGGTGGTGCTCGAGGCGCGCTCGGACTTCACCGCGGAGGTCGCCCGGCGCACGGCTCAGGGGCCTCGTGGGTATGACCTGTACATGCGGCGCCTGGGCGGCGACTACGCGCACCCCAACACGTTCTTCACGCTCTTCGAGCGCGAGGGCAATCACCAGACGGGCTGGGAGACGCAGGCGGGCGGCGAGCCCATGGCCCGCTTCGAGCGGCTGCTGGAGGCGGGAGACGGGGAGCCGGATGAGGCGCGTGCTCGCTCTCTGTACGCGCAGGCCCAGGAGGTGCTCGTGGGCGAGCAGGCGGTGATTGCGCCCATCTACCACCCGGACCGGTACTTCCGGGCCCGCGCACGGCTGCGCGGGCTGGACGTGGACCCCTTCAACTTCCTCGCCCTGCGCTCGATGCGACTGGGGCCCGCCGGGGACCTCAAGGCCGGGGTGTCCCCATGA
- a CDS encoding DUF2914 domain-containing protein, whose amino-acid sequence MVTATQPNSPEKQDESADVPGVPAAQANVPVAGTNAAVALTDTVLPANAPGVAVDPDDLVSTVKTPTLMEKVQEFRTRHEKWEMAAFFFGGFLYDIVSLSRIDDTLTLVQSFAYLVILSTLLLLEQRFPEGSEPPKFLVKVWRWREDAVHFFFGSLLSVFMLLLFKSTSGFTPYLFVVGLFALLVANELPQFRKVGPIIRVVLLSLCVTLYFACLLPVVFGRMGLWVFLLALALGSASVFGLMRLIERWRPDVEFLIRNVAIPGFGVQAALLVCYLVGVIPPLPVAVQFADIYHDVKRVSPGVYHLSTVDLSVWYKPWTWFGPDFVMKPGDKPYYFYRVFAPKGFAPYKVRVRWYYDHPEKGWTTNGNGFLMTVNSNGTDGGYRSFAYTSNVKPGDWRVVLETEDGHEIHRINFSAGLDERTEPRQFDVEVSTLKEVAPLSLEDWQKTLKPGTKPAVAAPAAGGTGTEPAAPEAAAP is encoded by the coding sequence GTGGTCACCGCAACACAGCCCAACTCCCCTGAGAAGCAGGACGAGTCCGCCGACGTGCCGGGAGTCCCGGCCGCCCAGGCGAACGTCCCCGTCGCTGGAACCAACGCCGCCGTCGCCCTGACGGACACCGTGCTCCCGGCCAACGCGCCCGGCGTGGCGGTGGACCCGGACGACCTGGTGTCCACCGTCAAGACGCCCACCCTCATGGAGAAGGTGCAGGAGTTCCGCACCCGCCATGAGAAGTGGGAGATGGCCGCCTTCTTCTTCGGCGGCTTCCTCTACGACATCGTCTCGCTCAGCCGCATCGACGACACGCTGACGCTCGTGCAGAGCTTCGCGTACCTCGTCATCCTGTCCACGCTGCTGCTCCTGGAGCAGCGCTTCCCTGAAGGCTCCGAGCCGCCGAAGTTCCTGGTGAAGGTGTGGCGCTGGCGCGAAGACGCCGTGCACTTCTTCTTCGGCAGCCTGCTCAGCGTCTTCATGCTGCTGCTCTTCAAGAGCACGTCCGGCTTCACGCCCTACCTCTTCGTCGTGGGCCTGTTCGCGCTGCTGGTGGCCAACGAATTGCCCCAGTTCCGCAAGGTGGGCCCCATCATCCGCGTGGTGCTGCTCAGCCTGTGCGTGACGCTCTACTTCGCCTGCCTGCTGCCGGTGGTGTTCGGCCGCATGGGCCTCTGGGTGTTCCTGCTGGCGCTGGCCCTGGGCAGCGCGAGCGTCTTCGGGCTGATGCGCCTGATTGAGCGCTGGCGCCCGGACGTGGAGTTCCTCATCCGCAACGTGGCCATTCCGGGCTTTGGCGTGCAGGCCGCGCTGCTCGTCTGCTACCTGGTGGGCGTGATTCCGCCGCTGCCGGTGGCCGTGCAGTTCGCGGACATCTACCACGACGTGAAGCGGGTCAGCCCGGGCGTGTACCACCTGTCCACCGTGGACCTGAGCGTCTGGTACAAGCCGTGGACGTGGTTCGGCCCGGACTTCGTGATGAAGCCCGGCGACAAGCCCTACTACTTCTACCGTGTCTTCGCGCCCAAGGGCTTCGCGCCCTACAAGGTCCGCGTCCGCTGGTACTACGACCACCCGGAGAAGGGCTGGACGACGAACGGCAACGGCTTCCTGATGACCGTCAACAGCAACGGGACGGACGGCGGGTACCGCTCCTTCGCGTACACGTCCAACGTGAAGCCCGGCGACTGGCGCGTGGTGCTGGAGACGGAGGACGGGCACGAAATCCACCGCATCAACTTCTCCGCCGGCCTGGACGAGCGCACCGAGCCGCGCCAGTTCGACGTGGAGGTCTCCACGCTGAAGGAAGTGGCGCCGCTGTCCCTGGAGGACTGGCAGAAGACGCTCAAGCCGGGGACGAAGCCGGCGGTGGCCGCACCCGCGGCCGGCGGGACGGGCACGGAGCCCGCCGCGCCGGAAGCCGCGGCGCCGTAG
- a CDS encoding YqgE/AlgH family protein, whose translation MKNLAPGLLLAMPQLGDPNFYRSVILMIEHGETGSMGLVINRGAPLTLGELASGQNLGISSVRASQPVFVGGPVEPQRGFVLHDFAELTEKHPVMPGLYLSVTLDALGPLLENPSPRLRFCLGYAGWGPKQLESEIAAGSWLFAEATADAVLELEPGKLWETTLRGMGVDPAMLVMGRGMN comes from the coding sequence GTGAAGAACCTCGCTCCCGGACTTCTGCTGGCCATGCCCCAGCTCGGGGACCCGAACTTCTACCGCTCGGTCATCCTCATGATCGAGCACGGGGAGACGGGCTCCATGGGGCTCGTCATCAACCGGGGTGCGCCCCTGACGCTCGGCGAGCTGGCGAGCGGGCAGAACCTGGGCATCTCCTCCGTGCGCGCCAGCCAGCCCGTCTTCGTGGGCGGCCCGGTGGAGCCGCAGCGGGGCTTCGTCCTCCATGACTTCGCGGAGCTGACGGAGAAGCACCCGGTGATGCCCGGCCTGTACCTGAGCGTGACGCTGGACGCGCTGGGGCCCCTGCTGGAGAACCCGTCGCCGCGCCTGCGCTTCTGCCTGGGCTACGCCGGCTGGGGCCCCAAGCAACTGGAGAGCGAGATTGCGGCCGGTTCCTGGCTCTTCGCCGAGGCCACCGCCGACGCGGTGCTGGAGCTGGAGCCCGGTAAATTGTGGGAGACCACGTTGCGTGGCATGGGCGTGGACCCGGCCATGCTGGTGATGGGAAGGGGAATGAACTGA